From the Synechococcus sp. KORDI-49 genome, the window TCGAGATCCTGGAGGCCAGAGACGCGCGCCCGCTCAACGGCAGCGGCATCGGAGAGGTGATCTTCGAGGACGTCTGCTTCGGTTACAGGCCGGATGAGCCGATCCTTCACCATCTCTCCTTCCGGATCGCTCCCGGCGAACACGTGGCCCTGGTGGGACCCACCGGCTCCGGTAAGACCACCGTGATCCGTCTGCTCTGCCGTCTCTATGAGCCGCAGCGGGGACGCATCCTTCTTGATGGTCGCGACATCCGCAGCATCCCGATCGCCGATCTGCGGCGGCAGCTGGGGGTGGTGCTGCAGGACACCTTTCTGTTCAGCGGCAACGTCGCCGACAATCTGAGGCTCAATGCCGACATCAGCGACGGGGAGCTGCAGGGGATCTGCCGCGACCTCGGCCTTGATCCCCTCTTCGCCCGTCTGCCCCAGGGTCTGCAGACTCCGCTGCGGGAACGGGGCGGCAATCTCTCCTCCGGAGAGCGCCAGCTGCTGGCGGTCGCCCGGGTGGCGATCCGCAACCCCACCGTGCTGGTGATGGATGAAGCCACCGCTTTCATGGATCCAGCGACGGAAGCCACGTTGCAGCGGGATCTCGACCGCCTGCTGCAGAGACGCACCGCCGTGGTGATCGCTCACCGGCTGGCGACAGTGGAGGCTTCCGACCGCATCCTGGTGTTGCGCCGGGGTGAGCTGATCGAGCAGGGCACCCACCTTGAGCTGCGCGCTCGCGGGGGCCTCTACGCCCAGCTGGCGGATCTGCAGGAGCGGGGGTTGGCCAGACTGTGATGATGCAGTCCCTACCGATGCCGACGGAAGAGCTGCTGCAGCAGTACGGCGCTGATGCCCGCCTCTGCCCGTGTGCCAACGACCAGCTCACCCTGGTGTTCAGTCAGACGCATTCCTTCGATCTGGTCGAACTGGAGCAGCTGCTGGAGGCGGTCGGCTGGAGTCGCCGTCCGGTGCGGCGGGTCCGCAAGGCACTGGCCAACAGCCTCCTGAAGGTGGGGCTCTGGCGTCATGACCCGCGCATTCCACGCCTGGTGGGTTTCGCCCGCTGCACCGGCGATGGTGTGTTCGAAGCCACCGTGTGGGACGTGGCCGTGCATCCGCTGTATCAGGGAAGCGGCCTTGGCCGTCAGATGATGGCCTATGTGCTGGAGGCGCTCGAGCAGATGGGCACCGAAAGGGTCAGTCTGTTCGCGGATCCCGGTGTGGTGTCCTTCTATCAGCGCCAGGGCTGGGAACTGGAGCCCCAGCAGCATCGCTGTGCCTTCTGGTACGCCAGCTGAGACAGGCTCAGCGTCTGTAATCCCGAGCCAGGCCGTCTGCTGGTGCGCCCCGGGCCCAGCGACGCCTCAGCAGAGCGTTACGCCAGGCCAGGTGCAGCACCCCCTGTCGTCGCCAGCGACGGCCGCTCGTGATCAGGGGGTGACCGATCCGCCGGAGCCGGGT encodes:
- a CDS encoding GNAT family N-acetyltransferase; protein product: MMQSLPMPTEELLQQYGADARLCPCANDQLTLVFSQTHSFDLVELEQLLEAVGWSRRPVRRVRKALANSLLKVGLWRHDPRIPRLVGFARCTGDGVFEATVWDVAVHPLYQGSGLGRQMMAYVLEALEQMGTERVSLFADPGVVSFYQRQGWELEPQQHRCAFWYAS